The nucleotide window TTTTAGCAGTTATTGGTCATAACGCATCAAATGCGAGTTTAGCAGCAGCACCGATTTATCAAAAGGGGGAATTAGTAATGATTACCCCGACAAGCTTTGCTAATAATTTATCAGGGTTTGGCAGTTATATTTTTCGCACAGTTCCCAAAATTCGCTATATGACAGATGCAATAGCAGAATATGTGGTGAAGACTGCACGTAAAACTAAAGTAGCTGTTTGCTATGACTCCAATGCACCTGATAATGTCTCATCTAAGGATGAATTTGTTGCATCTTTATCGGCAATGGGTGGTCAAATAGCACCAACAGTTTGTGATTTTGCTACACCTAATTTTGATGCAAATCAAGCTATTGCTGATGCAGTTAGTAGTGGTGCTGATAGTTTATTTTTAGCGCCACATATAGATAGATTAAATCAATCAATAGATTTAGCACGCGCTAGCCGAGGGAGGTTAGCATTATTTTCGACTCCGACTCTTTACACAATTAAAACTTTACAGTCAGGACAAGCTGATGTTAACGGGTTAGTTTTACCTGTACCTTGGCATCCCCAAGCTACGCCAACAGCTAAAATTTTTGCTGCACAAGCGCAACAGTTATGGAAGGCAGATATTACTATTTGGCGCACCGCTACTGCTTTTGATGCCACCCGCGCAGCTATTGTTGGTTTGCAAAGTAGTCAAACTCGTGATGGGTTGCAAGGTGTGTTAAAAAGTTCAAGTTTTGTTGCTCCTGGGGGTGCAAATGGAGATGTGCGGTTTTTATCAACAGGCGATCGCCTTGGTAAAGCTGTGTTGATGCAGGTTAAACCTACTGCTGCTGGATATGAGTTTGTACCAATAAAAGCTGAACAAAGGTAAAAAATATCTTTGTTAACTGCTCCTGATTAAAAATACTTGTTCAAAAGTTGGAAAAATCACATGGATAATATTATAGTCAATGCTCGATATGAAATCCGTAAACAACTTAGTAAGAAGGCTGGGCGACGGACTTTCTTGGCACAGGATTTACATTCTCAAACTTTAGTAGTAATCAAGATTTTGCTTTTTGACCAAGATTTCCAGTGGGAGGAGCTAAAACTGTTTGAACGAGAAGCTAAAACCCTACAAAATCTCACTCATCCGTCAATTCCGCAATATTTAGATTACTTTGAAGTCAAGGATGGTAATTATCAGGGCTTTGCGCTAGTACAAACTTATATTGATGCTCTCTCATTGGATATACTTATCCAACAAGGACGAAGATTTTC belongs to Oculatellaceae cyanobacterium and includes:
- a CDS encoding ABC transporter substrate-binding protein; translated protein: MTHVEKVLTSKKINIPPIVWLLVIIAGFFGTKLFNSPTDSSSSIGDNLLIQEAATIDKKQGIEAFRQGNFPEAQAHFQKSLAQRPNDPEALIYLLNAQAQQQEHLKIAVVVPIGSNLNIAQEMLRGLAMAQLQINQKGGINGKLLQVQIFNDQNEPEMAKQISEKIVKDTSILAVIGHNASNASLAAAPIYQKGELVMITPTSFANNLSGFGSYIFRTVPKIRYMTDAIAEYVVKTARKTKVAVCYDSNAPDNVSSKDEFVASLSAMGGQIAPTVCDFATPNFDANQAIADAVSSGADSLFLAPHIDRLNQSIDLARASRGRLALFSTPTLYTIKTLQSGQADVNGLVLPVPWHPQATPTAKIFAAQAQQLWKADITIWRTATAFDATRAAIVGLQSSQTRDGLQGVLKSSSFVAPGGANGDVRFLSTGDRLGKAVLMQVKPTAAGYEFVPIKAEQR